The Diabrotica undecimpunctata isolate CICGRU chromosome 3, icDiaUnde3, whole genome shotgun sequence genome includes the window ACTCCAGGTGTAAAAGTGGAGGAGTGATAATGAGGAACAATGCATGCAAATAGTACTAATTGTGATAATGCTAtggataaaaaaaaacagatttcgCAAATCATCCCAGGGAAATCTTAATTTTACAAAGTTTTTCTCCGAGTGTTCCTGTTTTTAGCCATGCATCCCCCAATATTCGGTGATTTTTgctataaaatcaatatttaaagaaTGACGCAGTTATTGTAAACTGATACTTTTGACATAAATCCATATTTTCATACCAAAACTTTAATTTTTCCAAGGATTCGTTCTGAAATGAATTACTTTACTTTTTACATGTATTACAACTTTATTTCACTGGACTGTATAGTGCTGCTCACAGCACATAACATACGTGTGCTATGGTGCTGCTTAGGACTCGAGACTAACAATTCAGGAATAATAAATACTATGTTAGGATTTTTACATTgtactttttgtttttttgtttttaacacatTTTTATAACATCTCTGGTTTCTAGGATTTGATCAAGACCTTGAAGTGTAAACTCAGCGGAAACTTCGAAAACTGCATCGTCGCTATGATGACCCCTCTTCCCGAATACTATGCCAAAGAATTGCACGATGCTATGAGCGGTCTTGGAACTGATGAAGACGTCCTCATCGAGGTTCTTTGTACCATGTCCAACAAGGATATTATTATCATCCGAGAAACCTACCACAAATGTAAGTTCTTACGCATTTACACAagaaatttaatttacaaatagGAGAATTATCAGAATACAAaacgaaatattattttataatagtccagttgtcagagaaTTGATCTCATAAAACGAACCGCTAAATTTTGCtcagaatgtcaattttggtacacccgaaagatacaaaaaagtttgccactcctacccccaggcttccccctaaaaccccccctCGTAGTGGGAAAAACGGAAAACATCCGACAGAAAAAGAAATGTAGCTGCGATAATTTTGAACGTGTTTATTAgtactttttatgtagaatgaacggttctctcagaaataacaaTCAAGAGAACTTCATCTTAAAGATAAGAAATAAGAAACAGACTCAAAGCTAAACCGGTACTTTACACAACAAAGGAGAAAATAATAGAATGGTTTGGACAAATGAAAAGAGTGTGGGAAGCTAAATCAATAGGGAAAAACAGAAGAGGCAGACCAATAATAGAGTGGAACAGCGATCTCCCTCTTGTCGTTTctccattactgaggatcgtgattctttccaatattcctaacaatttttcttcattggtctctatcttcagctgctctgagagcttcgcagaataaGTTTCCAACTGAAAACATAATTTagtcggaccatctagttggtgatcgtcctcttgatctaCTCTCCGGAACAATtctagaaacaattaatctctccaaactatcgttACCTTTGCGAACCACGTGACAAAATTGCAGAATACGGTGCAGACATACTGTggacagcctttttttaatctcgagttggttaAGAATGGAAACGTTTatcctatgagctgtccaaggtatgcgcaaCACTCTTCTCCAGCACCACAGCTCAAGTGCGATCAATTATTTGACTTCCGCGAGGAGTCCAAGTCTCTGCCatgtatagaaatattgagaatacaagggcattcactAGTTTCATCTTGATATTTTCAGAGATAaatctgtctttccaaactttagttaggcgacttATCGCATTTTTTGTCACATGTTCGTCAGTTGAATATTGTgcatttcttgctcatttgctgctataagtgtaaTGTTATCAGCAAAttttaaattggagattttcctaccggccactgttactccaccggcccatccatctaaagctATCCTCATGACgtgttcaccataaatgttgaataagtcagaTGACAACACccatccttgtctaacacctctctcggtctCGAATTCGTTTGAGAACTTttgatctagtcgtactgttgctatattgaACTGGTACAGATTTTTCATAAGTGTCACCAGAtgcattggtgtgcccatttctattaaaatggaccacaaAATTAATGCAGTtaacacaatcaaatgccttttggtactCAATGCagcatataatcataggtacttgaaattttctggacttttcaatgagttgtctcaGATTCAGGATTTGTTCCCGTATACCTTTACTCTTTACAAACCCCGCTTGTTCCTGAGTcatttggtaatgtagataggtttttaatctgtGTTTGATATGCAACAAGATATTACTAGCACgtgttattagtgacagtgtgcgatagttttcacatctggtagtagttcgttttttgtgtagcgggtataaattgaggtacaccaatcagatggccattttcctgaattccaaacagcgacacagatagaatggatgatatgtaatcctttgttacctagtaactgtagtatttcacctggtattgaatcaatgcctggggatttatttctctttagtGATTTAATAGCACCTTTGACTTCAGTGAGTAAGACAGTAGGTTCTCTAGGGTACTCAGAGGGCCACTGATATTCTGCTGGTACCTCGTTATTTTTAGCTAGCTCGCCACAGTAGTTTCGCCATGTTTCCAATGTTTCGTCAGTATTGGTCTttagattaccttccttatctattaaagaccacgtttgagatttaaattctctggtaagtAGTTTGATCTTCTGAAATAAATCCCTCTGTTCATTACGACAGCCATGTTCATCTATCTCTCTCCGTATTTGAGAGATGTAATCAGCTTTTTATTTGCGGTactgttttctgatttctttcgatAACGCCCTGTATTCATCGTTTGCTCTATATATAGCTTTATGTTCTTTTCTGAGTTGAAGCACAGTCCACGTATTATCGGATATCCACGGCTTATGGCCCGTGGAAACCGCTGCCTCACGGCCCGGAACCGAGATGGCGCCGAGCGTGAGTCGGGTCGCTACACATCCCATCTTCACTTACTAAAATTGTCATGGTTATGGGAAGAAATTCTCTTGGGAAAATAGTGCAGTGCTTTTCCATTGCTTTATGCACTGCTGGATATGTGCCGTTTCTGTGGCTATCATTCTCGCCTCATGATCAATTTTGGAACAGCCAGTTGCCACTGTCGAATTTATCGCCATGTCTGGCTACCCTCACTGCAGAGATATGACCAAATAGGGGCAAATCTTGGTAAGAAGCAACACAATTGGCGAAAAACAAAAAAGCGTGGAGAAAATTAATCAAAAGATAGAATCACCTTCTTcgacacctaacggtagaagagGAACGATTATGGCTTGTGTGTTAAATTAATAAACGTTGCGCATTTtgtatgattctcatgagatccaTACAATGTATCACTTTCCTTAActggtcactatggaatttccattgctAGATcataatcttcaaaacctattgCATGAAATTTCGGATTTGAGTTTTAGCaataaatgtgaggcatttgaaatatgcctaaaaaattatgaatttaaactttcacgttacaaacaatctaaaacgttttaaactaCTCTTTCACTTTCAAATTTCACTCAATACCGCCTTAGGCGAGGGGTAAGCcgaggggtaaaagtggtaaactttttatatcttttttggagtcccaatattgacattctcaacaaaattcagcttgttcgtatgatttttagaggtcaaatctctgacgaatGGACTAAATGTAGGTAGTACACAGTTATGTTGGTGTAATTTTAAGATCAACTGCTGATTCGGAACAATTTTATCATTTTCCGGTTTTCTGTTAAAAGATAAATAAATCCTATAATCCTACAATCTGAagctattattttttatttacatttagataAAAATTTAACTTAAGAATTATTTAGGATTTCGTAACTAACGATTGATCCTCCCCGAGCTAGTTTCTAGTGTTTATTTACTGTGTTAGTGCTTTTAGTGACCACCACTTTTTTGTTCTTTCCAGTATATAATAGATCGTTAGAAAGCGATGTCAAAGGTGACACCTCTGGCACATTTAAGCGCTTGATGGTCTCTCTCTGTAACGCCGCCAGAGACGAAAGCAACATCACTGATCCAGAAAGAGCTTTACAAGACGCCGAAGCTCTACATAAAGCCGGAGTACTTCGTTTAGGCACAGACGAATCCACCTTTATCACCGTGTTATGTCAAAGGAGCCACGCCCACCTCCAGCTCGTTTTCCAAGAGTATCAGCAAATTACCGGCCACGATATCGAGAAAGCTGTTAAAAATGAGTTTTCTGGAGACTCTGAAGATGCTCTTTTAGCCATTATTAGATCCATAAAGAACCAAGCGGCGTTCTTTGCTAAATATTTGAATAAAAGCATGAAAGGATTGGGAACCGACGACAGACAGTTGATCAGATTGGTAGTTACGAGATCTGAAATTGACATGGTTGAAATTAAGAGCGAATACCAGTCAAAATATGGTGAATCTTTAGCTGACGCTATTAACGtaagtttataaaaataaataattattactggataattaattatatatacatttgctttattgtTAGTAGTGTCTTCCTAACATTTGTCCTTTTTTCAGGGCGACTGCTCCGGACATTACAGAGACTGTTTGCTTGCACTTATCGGTGAATACTAAATATCTGCACATATAAGttttccattattattattaaagttgatttttagaaattttatgtattttttactttaaTCCAGGAAACAGACTTGACGTACTTTTTAGGTGTCAATTTGGTAGATTTGTTAAAATAtaagtttgttaaaaaatatatatttcaaatatattttttgttgaggtttttttaacattgtttgttattttttattgcatttatataAATGGAAAATCGTCATTAGTCACTTTCAATATCACTTAACAGGTTAACTGCCATGCGTTCGTATACGACCGACAGTTCAATAAGCACTTCATGCCACGGCGGTCGTATACGACCGATTTGATACGGTCTGTAATATAGTTCCTGTTTTGCCAGAGGTCGTGTAGAGAAGCGGAGTTATTGCAGTATTCGACCGCCGTGGCATATAGTCCTCGCATATACATATCAGTTTTCATTTTGGCTGAATAAGGGAGACTGAAATGATATCGAAATTTTGACATATCTTTATTTCGAGTAAACAATATAAAACTGTAAACAATATCCAT containing:
- the LOC140436492 gene encoding annexin B11-like; protein product: MSTPTVRPAQPFNPNDDARVLIKAIECPVADETAIINCLARRSNEQRLQIADAFKIMYEKDLIKTLKCKLSGNFENCIVAMMTPLPEYYAKELHDAMSGLGTDEDVLIEVLCTMSNKDIIIIRETYHKLYNRSLESDVKGDTSGTFKRLMVSLCNAARDESNITDPERALQDAEALHKAGVLRLGTDESTFITVLCQRSHAHLQLVFQEYQQITGHDIEKAVKNEFSGDSEDALLAIIRSIKNQAAFFAKYLNKSMKGLGTDDRQLIRLVVTRSEIDMVEIKSEYQSKYGESLADAINGDCSGHYRDCLLALIGEY